A window of Schistocerca serialis cubense isolate TAMUIC-IGC-003099 chromosome 1, iqSchSeri2.2, whole genome shotgun sequence genomic DNA:
GGCAGCAGTGTCCATGATATGATCAAACAGTCATCTAATGTATTCACTACATTCACCATTTGTTTGAACACCTCAGCCTTCATCCAACCCCAAATCAAAAATATAATGGCATAAGGcctggagatcttggtggccagttaattgtactggggagaaatcacaaagggagtctcaCAGGGCTCAATTTTGAGTTCACTCCAATTCCttctaaatgtgttctatctcagaagtcatttggaatagggcatatgtccatatgaagtttcttACTTTAATTGAGCTTTCCTCTCATATCCCTGAAGATTGAGCATTACTCCTGGGACACTCTGCATAACTTCTGTACATTTGATAAATATGGAAATTGGCAAGGAAGTTGGTGGACAAatacttcaataataataataataataaataataataataaagattttattgtctttaggccattacagcaattgacaacgtcaaatgaagttacaatttataatacagtgtgataaggtattgactactgaaatattttagcttatattacaataaatgtacagtgggtcatctgttggattactgcattttacagttgaagaattcattgatatcatagaacgggtgggcaataaaccattcatgcagtctttctttgaatgtatgttcaggaagatcctgtatggcatgtggcagcttattaaatagcttgtgccctgtgacttcatagctatttattgattttgatagtctgtggtaaggcgtgtatatgtgtttgatgcttcttgtgttgtaacaatgtacattttctctacgtttcacatcttgtaggttcttcttcgtaaagattaagacattgtatatatagaggtttattacagtcataattttttgtttagtaaataagggtttgcagtgagccttatgtgaagaatttgtaattatcctaatggctttcttctgcaataatacgatgtcatgtatatgactacagttaccccacaagataatgccataggatattatactctggaaaaatgcaaaataagatgatctgatgtatgtttcaggtacacaattactgagttgtcttaataaataaattactctagatagtttactactaatatagtttacatgttggccccaggataacttatcgtctaaataaactcccaggaattttacagaactagggtcatcagatagtggcttgtctcttagagtgaagattatctgctgagttttattttcatttagcaggaaactatttgctctgaaccaatatgctgcatgagtgagtgtattttcagcacaggttttaagatcattaagactgttactgctatgtagaaaagtcgtatcatctgcatacaatacagtggtggatctaataaacgaggggaggtcattgatcattatcagaaacaggaagggccccagtacagatccctgaggcacacctactttaacattttctatgtttgacatttccttaccaacacaaactacctgtttacagttgttgagataagcttttaatagtctgagactgttttctttgatgccgTACAAtactagtttctctagtagtggcatgtgctcaacacagttgaaggccttgcttaggtcacagaatgagacctgagcaaagcctttgttctcaaaaactttgaggatgtaactgactaccgtgttgattgcatcaatggtcgacagattcttcctaaacccgtattgtgtagcattaattattcctagattctcaaagtgagatgataattgttggtacatgatgcattctattaccttggagaatgtgggtactattgaaataggcctgtagctagatggagagtctttatctccctttttgtatactgggacgatcctagacagttttaactcatcaggaaaatatccctcaagtaagcacttgtttatgcaatgggttaaggggtagagaatgcagtcacacactttttttagcaggttggatgatatgccatatatatctaagctatcagatgatttcagttgttttatgaccccttgtacatatctaggcgatacttcggagaaggttaccatgcttgtatttagtgactgtctaccccaattttgggagagtaactctgatggactaatgtctggtttgataattgcgtctcctatttctttcactgaattaataaaaaactcattgagtgtttgtggtgggatattaattttgtcttttttagtatctctggcagcactgttaattactttccaagcagttttgcatttattggtggaattatgtatgctgttggcattgtaggtttttttggcttgcaggatggcttttttgtattcattcctgcattccacgttggctgatttggcacagtcagacttcatactattgtatatgttgtacagtaacaaaacttgtttctttagatctgtcagctgtttagtgtactatatattttgtctgttttgagatctggatttggggctgctgtccattattttgattttctttatgggaatactatggttaaatagggtcaagaatgcattaaaaaatctatcaaatattattttggctggcagatCATTACTTGGTGTGTAATGTCCatcgacactacaatggccaaaccagtctctgtcagcaagggaattacgaaatgtgttaattttatcctcagttatgggtctggtaatcacaactgttgggacaggtctgtttgcattgctcctattgaggggaattttacttgcataatttagagatatggagtcatggtcagagaatgggaacactacaacttcgcatatgttttcagtggtcttgaagtttacaaagatgttatccaaacatgctttgtttcttgtgggcctgttattaacatgatgtaaattgtattgtcttagcaagttttccagatctgcaacactacccttacatttagtaacatcaaaatcagcattcaaatcacctccttttgcaatatcataatgtagccatttaatattacttaattcactcaatagcatgtccattttttctaaaaatatgttaatgcttccctttggtgatctgtacatggatactactattagcttatgactattaatgattatacccgtaacttcaaagtgctgttcatcacacaaggaatttaggtctagtttggttattgtacaattgagtgactggttggaataaattgccacaccacctctaatgtgctttttcctacagtagctatttactatactaaaattgtcaaatttggcaactgcaagttcattctcattagcccagtgttcactcagacaaaaaatatcaaactggttatcaagtccaaactcatttatgataagttctttatctttcagtccttgaacgttaaggtaacatattttaagatccCTGCTCTTATTGCTAACACACTGAACActatggtgattggttttcaaacgtttttcagggcttatcttttggatttctgcctcttgttgccttttactaaaaaattgttcacttggagtggtagcacatctactgttgtatacctactcttccctccttgtgatgatattgtagatgaagctgctactagaggaattgatgtaactgctgttatggtgtctggaggcactgttgtggcatctggtgactgaggagataaggtggttgcttcttcttctgctgctgttgaatcttgctggtgaagtgtgataggtactgctgctgctgctgtaggcattgttgtggcaactggtgacagtggagatttggatgttgcttcatcttctgctgctgttgaatcctgttgatgaagtgtggtaggtattgctgctgcagcatttgttatgtgtgtaggtacaattgctgcttccacctctacttctactgctgcaatagaagtaaccatttcttcaggctctgcttgcgtcaagcaaggaactggaagagcagcaattacttcttggttgtcagatgctttcagtatcatgctgatgttttggcacagaatcttcttgcctctgttattaaggtgcatgccatgtctcgtgcaaggagtccatacttataaaatatgcatttgggtagg
This region includes:
- the LOC126459114 gene encoding double-stranded RNA-binding protein Staufen homolog — translated: MILKASDNQEVIAALPVPCLTQAEPEEMVTSIAAVEQYLPHFINRIQQQQKMKQHPNLHCHQLPQQCLQQQQQYLSHFTSKIQQQQKKKQPPYLLSHQMPQQCLQTP